In Amycolatopsis sp. FBCC-B4732, the genomic stretch CGGCCGCGTTCTGCGAGGCCTGGCCGAAGCCGCCGGAGTAGGTCCAGCCGCCGAACGACCAGATGATCTTGAGGCCCGGGTGCAGCTTCTTCAGCTTGCGCAGCTGGTTGAAGTTGCCCGCGACCGGCTGGTCCCAGGTGTCGGCGACGCCGTCCACGCTGCCCGCGGCGTCGTAGGTCTTCTGGTAGTCGGCGTACGGGTCGTCGTTGGCGGTGCACTGCCCGTTCTTGACGTTGCCGAACGCGTAGTTGATGTGGGTCAGCTTGTTCGCCGAACCCGAAGTCTCGATGTTCTTGACGTGGTAGTTGCGCCCGTAGACGCCCCACTGCACGAAGTAGCCGACGTTCTTCAGCCCGCCCGGCTGCGGCGGCGTGGTCGTCGTCGGCGGGGTCGTGGGCGTGGTCGGGGTGGTGGGGTTGGTGGTCGGCTGCGTCGGGGTCGTCGGCGTGGTGGTCGGGTTGCCACCGCCGGCGTCGCAGGAACCGCCGTTGAGCTTGCAGCCGGTGGGCGCCGAGTAGGTGCCGGAGTAGCTGACGTTGAAGCCGAAGCTGGCGGTCGAGCCGTTGCCGACGTTGCCGTTCCAGCCGTTCTTGACGGTGACGTGCTGGCCGGACGCGGTGTAGCTGCCGTCCCAGAGGGAGGCGATCTTCGCACCGGACGGGAGGTCGAACTCGACCGTCCAGCTGGGCAGCGTCGCCCCGGAGCCGTTGCTGATCGTGTACTTGCCTTCGTACCCGGAGCCCCAGTCGGACCCCTTGGTGAAGCTCGCGCCCACGCCACCGGCGGCGCTCGCCGGCACGGTGACGAGACCGACCGCGATCGCGCCGACCGCGGTGAACAGACCGAGGAGGTGCCATCTCTTTCTGGACATTGCTCTCCCTTGAGCCAGGTGCTGGACGGCGGACACCAACACCGACGGCGGGGACCAGGCCGGTGTTTTGCGCCGTTTGCGAAGACGGTACGTGGTCCAGACCAATTATGGAAGAACAACTACGTACCGTGCTCGACGGAGGGTGACCAGTCGAGTCATCGGCGTGTTCAGTGGTCCAGTCCAGTTACGGATAGTCGACGTGCACGCGACACGAACGCGGTCCGTCAGCACGCGGGACACGAAGAGTGAGAGGGGCCTTCCAGGCCGTAGGCGGTACGCGCCGCCGCTGCAACAGCCACGCGCACCGCCTGGATCCGGTCGCTCGCCTAGGCCAGACGCCGTCCCGGGGTGACCCGCGGCGCGGCCGTCCTCGCGGGACGATCTTCGCCGCCTACCGGGTCAAGCACCACTATCAGCCAAAACCCCAGCTCAGGGCAAGTTTGTGCACGCGTTGTGCATCTCACTCGCACAACGGTGCACCAGCTCCCGGCGGCAGAACCGCAGGCCGGGGGATCCGGGGATCGTCGCCGCGGCTCCTTGTGCACCCGCGGCCGCCGGGGGTGGACGGCGCCCTGTGCACCCCGTTCCCGGCGGTGGAAACTGCACATTCGTGCACGCCGGCCGCCGCGGCCCGCGCGGCCGGAAACGGCGTGGATCAAGCCGGTGCACAATGTGGCACGCTGAGTAGCTCCCATCGGGGCGCACGGCGTCATAGAGTGACCGCAATCCCGCTTCGGCCGGCTTTTCCCAGTGGCTGCAACCACGCGTTGGGCACTTCGGCCGAAGCGGTTGTCATTGCTCGCCTAGGCCACGCCGAAAGGAAGCTGATGCACTTCACCCACCCCTCCACGTTCGACTTGCTGTCACGCAAAGGCGGGCCGCCCCCGGGGAGAATCTGGCCGGGGGCCCTGTTCCTGGTGCTGCTGATGGTGTTCAGCGTCGTCATGACGATGCTGGGCAACCCCGGTGGCGCGAGCGTGGGTTACGCGGTCGCGCTCGGCACGACCGCCGCCCGCCTCGCCAAGTGAGGCGGACCGATGGACGAACTCACCTCCACGACCGATTTCCCCGACGAAGAGGAATTCAGCACTGCGAGAACCGAAGCCGACTACATGCGGGTCCTGCGGAAACTGCAGATCCACGCCGCCCTCAACCACAACCAGACGGCGCAGAACTGGGCCAAGCGCTACCCCCGGACCGCCGTTTCCCGCACCCGCGCCTACCAGTTGCTGCGCGGGGAGAAACTGCCGAAGGTCAACCAGCTCAAGGAGCTGCTGACCGTCATCGTCAGCGCCTACGAAACGCGGCCCAGCGCGGTGCAGCGCACGGTGACGCTGTACCACGAGCCGGGGGTCCGGCTCCTGCAGCAACGGGAACAGCAGCGCGCCGAGGAGCGGAAACGGAAGCAGCGGGCCGTCGAACCGCCCGTCTCCGCCGATGAGGACGACCAGCCGCTCACCGGTCCCCCGGCACGCGTGCGCGGCGACGCGGTGCCGGAGCTCCTGAAGGGGTTCGGCCCGGTCCGGTCCCCGGGCGACGACACGCCGACCGTCATCGACGCCGACGGCGTCTTCCGGACCGCGTCCTGGATCGACGAGTTCGAAGCCGCGCCCGGGTTCCCGGACCAGCGGAGCGACTACACGGAGGAGCTCGAAGCCGGCACCCGCGCCGAGCCGGAGCGGGCCGGACCCGCCCGCCGGCGTCCCCGGTGGCTCTTCGTCCCCGTCGGACTCGTCGTGGCCGCTTGCGTTGCGGTCGCCGCGATCCTGCTCCTGAACTCGGGCACCGGGTGGACCGGGCAGTCGCTGAAGCCGGTGACCGGCACCCCGGTGACCGAAAACTGCACGATCACGCCGGTGTGCGGCGCGGGCCAGCACTCCGGGTGGACGTGGAGCAAGCTGGGCCGCACCGCCGACGTCACCACGACGTTCACCGGCGACGCGCTGGGCGGCCGCGTGCTCGGCAAGAAGCTGACCCGCGGCCCGGGCTGCCCCGGCGCGATCGTGTCCTGGTCCGTCGTGGCCGCCGGCACCGTCGTCACCCGCGGCTACCTGGGCTCGACGGCCGACAGCACGACGTTCGGCATCCAGCTCGACCCCGCGGTCACCATGGTCGCCGTCAAGCTCACCCGCGTCGACGCCGGGAACGACTGCGCGGTCGACGTCACGTGGGAGGACAGCATCGGCGATCAGTGAACGGTTCAAAGGCCGCGCGCGGTGATGTCGCCGACCGCGGTGGTCGCGTGGATCACCAGCCGGGGCGCTCCATCGCCGTTCTTCAGGGAGTTGTGGATGCGGCCCTGGGACGTGCCCGCGTCCAACGCGGCCGGCACCCCCGCCGCGGCGCCGATCTCGACGTCGCCCGCCTCGGTGCGCAGGACCACCGTGCCGCTGGTGGCTTCGATGACGCGGATGTCGCCCTTGCTCGTGCGGAGCCGCGCGTCGCCGGTCAGGCGGCCGAGCGAGATGTCGCCGTCGCGGGTGGTGAGGTGGGCCGTGGTGGCTTCGTCGAGGTCGATCGAGCCCTGCTCGGTCTTGACGACGACGTCGCCGAGGCGGCCGACCGCCAGGAACTCGGTGCCGGCGGCCGTCAGCTCGACGCGGGAACCCGCGGGGAGGCCGACCGTCACGTCGATCGCGCCGGACGGGCCGAAGTACTGGTTCTTCGCCGGGGCCGCGATCCGCAGGACGCCGTCGCCGTAGTCGACGGTGGTCTGCTCCGCGGCCTTCGCGTCGCGGCTCTTGGCCGCGTCCGCGGGGCGGATCTCGACCGTGGTGTCGGCCCGGTCGGCGGCGACGAACCGGATGCGCCCGGCGGGGACGGTGAGGACGGCGGAAATCGGGGCGGGGGTGGGGAACGTGGTCATGGCGGTGGTCTCCTGAGCGATCGTGTTCTCTTCGGTGTGAGAACCACGATCGCCGGTGGCGCTGACACCGCGTGGCCACCGCGCTGACGCGGCTCAGTCAGCGGGCCGCGCATCGAGGAGGGCCGAGGCGACGAGGGCGACCGTCGGGTCCTCGTCGCCGGCCAGCCGCCCGAGGAGGTCCCGCGCGCCGGCGCCCGGCAGCTCGGCGAGGGCCTGCGCCAAGCGGATCCGGACGGCGGGCGCGGCGGCGAGCTCGACGGCCAGCGCGGCCAGGATCCGTTCGCCGCAGGCGGGGTCCAGCGACAGCGTCCCGAGCACCTCGGACGCCTCGACGTCGTTCGTGCCCTCGGCCACCATCCCGACGAGCACCGGCACGGCGGCCGTCACGCCCCGCCGCCCGGCGGCCAGGGCCGCGCACCGGCGCACGTCCGGGTCCGGGTCGTCGAGCGCGCCGGTGAGCACCGCGGTCGCTTCGTCGCCGGGCAGCGAAGCGACCGCCAGCACCGCGCGGCGCCGGACGTCGGCGTCGGGCGAACGGGCCCCGGCCGCCACGCCCGCCAAGCCGTCACCGCCCGCCCGCGCCAGCGCCCACCGCAGGGCGCCGGCTACGTTCGGGTCGCGTTCGGCGAGGACGGCCTTCACCAGCAGCTCGGCGGGCAGCGGCACGTCGTCGGCCGGCGCCAGGACGGCCTGCTGCCGGCTCGCGGGACTGGGCGAATCCAGGCCGTGCAGGAGTTCGACGACGCGCAGGACGCCCTCCCAGCCGAAGGGCGCCGACGCGTCGATCGCCCGGAGCCGGTCGAGGAGCTCCTGGTCCCGCTTCAGCCGTTCTTCGGTCCGCCGGACCAGGTCACCGACCAAAGTGGACGGTGTGAAGGCGGGGTCCGCGAGCGCGCGGCCGACCTGCCGCAGCGACAACCCCAGCGAGCGCAGGCCTTCCACGTGGAAGATCCGGCGGATGTCCGCTTCGGAGTATTCGCGGTAACCGCCGACCGTGCGCCCGGTCGGCCGCACCAGCCCGAGGGAGTCGTAGTGCCGCAGCATCCGCGAACTCACCCCGGACCGGCGGGCCACCTCACCGATCAGCACGCCGTTCCCCCGGCGCGTTCCGGCCCGAGCGCGACGATCCGCTTCGCCTCGTCGACACCGAGGTCGAACCCGGCGTCCGGGTCGCGCAGCAGCCGCCGTGTGGCCCGGGCGTGCGCCCGCACCGCCGGGTCCGGGCTGGCCAGCCCGGGCCCGAGCGCCGCCTCGTCCCCGAGCTCGGCGAGCGCCCGGCTGAGGCTCAGCCGCATGGCCCGGTCCCCGCGGCCGAGCTGCGCGGCCAGGTCCACCGCGAGTTCCTCCCGCTCATCGGCGGGCACGAGCACGACGGCGGCCCGCCACGCACTCCGCGCGACCTCTTCGTCGGCGTCGTGCAGCAACGCCCGCGTGATCGACGGCCACGCCGAGCGGTCGCCGATCTTGGAAAGCGTGTGCAGCGCCTGGCTCCGGGCCTGCGGCACACCGGACCGCAGCTCCCTGAGCAGCTTCGGCACGGTGACGCCGGCCGGGAGGCGGGTCAGCGCCCAGGTGAGCATGTCCCGCACGAAGAAGTCCGGCTCGACGGCGCACCGGGCGACGAGCGCGCCGGCCAGCGCCGGGTCCGCCTGCGTGCCGGCGGCGAGCGCGGCCTGCAGCCGCGCCGACGAGTTCGCGGCGCTCAGCTGTTTCGGGTCCATGGTGACCACCTCCTCCCCGCAGTGAAGAGGTTGTCACAGTGTGAAGGTCAAGCAAGTTCGCGGAAATAGAAAAAGGCCCCCTCTTGCGAGGGGGCCTTTTCGCTGTCTCAACCAGACGTGCGCCCGAAGGGATTCGAACCCCTGACCTTCTGATCCGTAGTCAGATGCTCTATCCAGCTGAGCTACGGGCGCGTGTTCAGTTGTTCTCTAACCTAGCACCCGGCGAACCGAGTGCCAGCGGAGGCTCCGGGATTTGAACCCGGGAGGGGGGGTTACCCCCAACCGCATTAGCAGTGCGGCGCCATAGACCAGACTAGGCGAAGCCTCCTGGGCCCAACGACCACTGCTCAGATAGGTTACACACCCCCCGATCACCCCGGAAAGGCACCCCCCTCAGGCGCGACGCAGCAGCCTGAGCAGGCGCGGAGAGCGTCCGCCGAGGCCTTCCGCCTCGAACGTCGCGATGCCGACGCGCGGCAGTTCGCGGACGCCCGGGTAGACCAGGTACCGCGGGACCCAGCGCGGCTGGAACTTCGCGTTGAAGCGGTACAGCGTTTCGATCTGGATCCAGCGCGAGAAGAAGTGCAGGACCTTCGCCGCCGTCTTCGCGACCGGGCCCGCGCCGATGCGCTGGCCCTGTTCCATCAGGGCGCGGAACGCCGCGAAGTTCAGGGAGACCTGTGTGACGCCGTGACGACCGGCGGCCAGGAGGAGTTCCGAGATCATCAGCTCGTTGACGCCGTTGTCGGCCGTGCGGTCGCGGCGCATCACGTCGAGCGACAAGCCTGTCGCGCCCCACGGGACGAACTGGAGGACGCCGCGGACCCGGCCGCCTTGTTCCGCCGTCACCAGGACCGAAGTCGGGTCGCCCATGCGGCCCAAGGCCATCGAGAAGCCGCGCTCGGTGTCCGTGCCGCGCCAGTTCGCGGCCAGGGTGGCCAGCTCGTCCAGTTCGCCGAAGCGCAGGTCTTCGGCTCGCCGCACCAGCACCTTGTAGCCCGCGCGCTTCGTGCGGGCCGCCGCCTGCCGGACGCCGCGCATGGTGCGGCCCTCCAGGGTGAAGCCGTCGACGTCGACGACGGCTTCGTCGCCGATCTCCAGCACCTCCAGGCCGAAGCGGGCCCAGACCGTCGCGCCCAGCTCCGAAACGCCCATCGCCGCCGGAACCCAGCCGTTGCGGCGGCACACCTCCAAGTACTCCTCGATCGCGCCCGGCCAGGCCTCGTGGTCGCCCAGCGGGTCCGCCGAACACAGCGCGACCCCGGCGATCACGCGGTAGGTGACCGCCGCTTTGCCCGTGCGCGAGAACACCGCGAACTTGTCCCGCCGCAGCGCGAAGTAGCCCAGGGAGTCCCGTTCGCCGTGCTCGTCCAGCAGCTTGCGCAGGCGGGCGACCTCCTCGTCGCTCAGCCTCGGCGCCGGCTCGGCCGAGCGCAGCAGGAAGTACGCCGAGACCAGGACCGCGGCCAGGCCGAACAGCAGGCCGACGGCGGCGGTCAGGTCCTCCAGCCACATCTGGTGGAACACCGCGGGCCCGCTGGCGCCGACGAGCGCGAGCGCGGCCTCCGCCAGCCGGTCCGGGAAGCTCATCGGCTCCAGCACCGCGTGCGAAGCCACCGACAGCAGGATGACGTTGATCACGAACCCGGCCAGCACCAGCTGCAGGAATACGCGCACCGCGCGCCAGCGGCCGACCACCGGGTCCGGCTTCGCCACGAAGTAGCGCCGGCTCGCGATCAGGCCCACCAGCAGTACGACCGACACCAGCCCGGCGCCGAAGACGTGCCGCAGCCCGAGGTGCGACACCGTGAGCAGCACCGTCGCGCCGACCGCGAGCTGCCAGGCCCGGCGCTTGCGGCGCCGCAGCCCGGCGGCCAGCAGCACCAGCAGCACGCCCGTGACCAACGCCACGGTCGCCGCCGCGACCGTTGCCTCCTGCGGCAGCTCCAGCCATTCCGACAGGCGCCCGCGCAGGTTCCGGCGCCCGGCCGGGACCAGGACCGACACGAGCGTCATCAGTCCGGCCAGCCGGGTCACCCAGGTGATCACCCCCACGGTGGTGGCCCCCGCCACCCGCCAGGTGGTCTGCGCGCGTGTCCCCGTCACCACCTGTGCAACCCGTTGCGGCCGATCATGCTTCCCCCATCTACCCCCCGGCGAGCTCCACGAACGGCGTCAGCGCCGCCGGGTTGGCCAGCGCGTCGCGGCTGACGGCCCGGTCGGGAGCCACACCGGCGAGGATCTTCTTAACCGGTACCTCACACTTCTTACCGTTCAAGGTACGAGGTATCTCGGAAACCACCACGAACCGATCGGGTACATGGCGTGGTGACAGTGCGCTGCGGAGCTCCTTCTTGAGCCGCGGCTCGATCGCTTCGAGTTCGACACCGTCGGCGAGGACGACGAAGCAGATCAGCTGCCCGTCCTCGTTGCCGGCCGCCGAGGTGTCCACGACCAGGGAATCCGCGATCTCGTCGTAGCCCTCGACGACCCGGTAGAACTCCGCCGTGCCCATCCGCACGCCGCCGCGGTTGAGCGTCGAGTCGCTGCGGCCGTAGATGACCGCCGAGCCGCGGTTCGTCATCCGGATCCAGTCGCCGTGGCGCCACAACCCCGGGTACATCTCGAAGTACG encodes the following:
- a CDS encoding glycosyl hydrolase family 18 protein, with protein sequence MSRKRWHLLGLFTAVGAIAVGLVTVPASAAGGVGASFTKGSDWGSGYEGKYTISNGSGATLPSWTVEFDLPSGAKIASLWDGSYTASGQHVTVKNGWNGNVGNGSTASFGFNVSYSGTYSAPTGCKLNGGSCDAGGGNPTTTPTTPTQPTTNPTTPTTPTTPPTTTTPPQPGGLKNVGYFVQWGVYGRNYHVKNIETSGSANKLTHINYAFGNVKNGQCTANDDPYADYQKTYDAAGSVDGVADTWDQPVAGNFNQLRKLKKLHPGLKIIWSFGGWTYSGGFGQASQNAAAFAQSCYNLLKDPRWADIWDGIDIDWEYPNACGLSCDTSGAAAYKNLMGALRTKFGSSFLITSAITADGSNGGKLDVADYGGAAQYVDWYNVMTYDYFGAWAAQGPTAPHSPLTNFNGIPTQGFYSDAAIQKLKSKGVPSSKLLLGIGFYGRGWTGVTQDAPGGTATGAAPGTYEAGIEDYKVLKNTCPSTGTFAGTAYAKCGSNWWSYDTPATIGGKMSYAKQQGLGGAFFWELTGDTTGGELITAMKNGLS
- a CDS encoding DUF4097 family beta strand repeat-containing protein → MTTFPTPAPISAVLTVPAGRIRFVAADRADTTVEIRPADAAKSRDAKAAEQTTVDYGDGVLRIAAPAKNQYFGPSGAIDVTVGLPAGSRVELTAAGTEFLAVGRLGDVVVKTEQGSIDLDEATTAHLTTRDGDISLGRLTGDARLRTSKGDIRVIEATSGTVVLRTEAGDVEIGAAAGVPAALDAGTSQGRIHNSLKNGDGAPRLVIHATTAVGDITARGL
- a CDS encoding HEAT repeat domain-containing protein: MLIGEVARRSGVSSRMLRHYDSLGLVRPTGRTVGGYREYSEADIRRIFHVEGLRSLGLSLRQVGRALADPAFTPSTLVGDLVRRTEERLKRDQELLDRLRAIDASAPFGWEGVLRVVELLHGLDSPSPASRQQAVLAPADDVPLPAELLVKAVLAERDPNVAGALRWALARAGGDGLAGVAAGARSPDADVRRRAVLAVASLPGDEATAVLTGALDDPDPDVRRCAALAAGRRGVTAAVPVLVGMVAEGTNDVEASEVLGTLSLDPACGERILAALAVELAAAPAVRIRLAQALAELPGAGARDLLGRLAGDEDPTVALVASALLDARPAD
- a CDS encoding HEAT repeat domain-containing protein, translated to MDPKQLSAANSSARLQAALAAGTQADPALAGALVARCAVEPDFFVRDMLTWALTRLPAGVTVPKLLRELRSGVPQARSQALHTLSKIGDRSAWPSITRALLHDADEEVARSAWRAAVVLVPADEREELAVDLAAQLGRGDRAMRLSLSRALAELGDEAALGPGLASPDPAVRAHARATRRLLRDPDAGFDLGVDEAKRIVALGPERAGGTAC
- a CDS encoding phosphatidylglycerol lysyltransferase domain-containing protein, with the protein product MVTGTRAQTTWRVAGATTVGVITWVTRLAGLMTLVSVLVPAGRRNLRGRLSEWLELPQEATVAAATVALVTGVLLVLLAAGLRRRKRRAWQLAVGATVLLTVSHLGLRHVFGAGLVSVVLLVGLIASRRYFVAKPDPVVGRWRAVRVFLQLVLAGFVINVILLSVASHAVLEPMSFPDRLAEAALALVGASGPAVFHQMWLEDLTAAVGLLFGLAAVLVSAYFLLRSAEPAPRLSDEEVARLRKLLDEHGERDSLGYFALRRDKFAVFSRTGKAAVTYRVIAGVALCSADPLGDHEAWPGAIEEYLEVCRRNGWVPAAMGVSELGATVWARFGLEVLEIGDEAVVDVDGFTLEGRTMRGVRQAAARTKRAGYKVLVRRAEDLRFGELDELATLAANWRGTDTERGFSMALGRMGDPTSVLVTAEQGGRVRGVLQFVPWGATGLSLDVMRRDRTADNGVNELMISELLLAAGRHGVTQVSLNFAAFRALMEQGQRIGAGPVAKTAAKVLHFFSRWIQIETLYRFNAKFQPRWVPRYLVYPGVRELPRVGIATFEAEGLGGRSPRLLRLLRRA